From one Buchnera aphidicola (Cinara strobi) genomic stretch:
- the dusA gene encoding tRNA dihydrouridine(20/20a) synthase DusA, which translates to MKNNYLHIFSVAPMLKYTDIHCLFFYRQLTKKTLLYTEMITTKQILFQKKSFNKKQIKNCNPIAIQLAGNNPLDLSRCAKIAYKNGFNEINLNIGCPSKNAQKGNFGVCLMHTPILVYQLVKSIYLVVPIPISLKIRIGTNEKNNYNFLYKFIKITSKNKYCIKFIIHARSANLKFSSPRKNRTIPPLQYHFVYQIKKDFPNLIIIINGGIKSIKEIKHHLKYVDGVMIGREIYKNPFFLNHIEKEIFLQKKDFLLKKFLKNMSVYITQEVKHGTSIIHIIKHILNIFYKHPQSKKWKIYILNYIKHKTDINYLFTKIYKTLKYDHK; encoded by the coding sequence ATGAAAAATAATTATCTACACATCTTTTCAGTTGCTCCAATGCTTAAATACACAGATATACATTGTCTTTTTTTTTATAGACAACTTACAAAAAAAACTTTATTGTATACTGAAATGATCACGACCAAACAAATTTTATTCCAAAAAAAATCTTTTAACAAAAAACAAATAAAAAACTGTAATCCTATTGCAATACAATTAGCTGGAAATAATCCATTAGACTTATCCCGATGTGCTAAAATAGCATATAAAAACGGATTTAATGAAATTAATCTTAATATTGGATGTCCGTCCAAAAATGCACAAAAAGGTAACTTTGGAGTATGTTTAATGCATACACCAATACTAGTATATCAATTAGTAAAATCAATATACTTAGTCGTACCTATACCCATTAGTCTCAAAATCAGAATTGGAACAAATGAGAAAAACAATTATAACTTTCTTTATAAATTTATTAAAATAACATCAAAAAATAAATATTGTATTAAATTCATTATACACGCTCGAAGCGCTAATCTAAAGTTTAGTAGCCCTAGAAAAAATCGAACTATACCACCACTACAATATCATTTTGTATATCAGATAAAAAAAGATTTCCCAAATTTAATTATTATTATAAATGGGGGTATAAAGTCTATTAAAGAAATTAAACACCATTTAAAATATGTAGACGGGGTTATGATAGGACGAGAAATATATAAAAATCCATTCTTTTTGAATCACATAGAAAAAGAAATATTTTTACAAAAAAAAGATTTTCTATTAAAAAAATTTCTAAAAAATATGTCAGTGTATATAACCCAGGAAGTAAAACATGGAACTTCAATAATACATATTATAAAGCATATACTAAATATTTTTTATAAGCATCCTCAATCAAAAAAATGGAAAATATATATCTTAAACTATATAAAACACAAAACAGATATAAATTACCTCTTTACAAAAATATATAAAACACTAAAGTATGACCATAAATAA
- the dnaB gene encoding replicative DNA helicase, which translates to MIEIKKTKNNLKIPPHSLEAEQSVLGGLMLDNQQWDTISEYIIPEDFYSRQHQLIFYEMKNLIEKGSPIDLITLSESLEQKGELNNVGRFAYLAKISKNTPSITNIIAYAEIIRERAIIREIILTAHNIAYAGYYPQGRKSPELLDYAESSIFKISEIRSQDQNGPKNIEKILDKTIQSIERLIKKPNNGITGLNTGYHDLNKKTSGLQKSDLIIIAARPSMGKTTFAMNLCENTAMLYEKPILIFSLEMPGEQIMIRMLASLSRVNQSKIRTGQLSNEEWSRISSTMNILLKKKNIYIDDSSRLTPSEVRSRSRKIYKENNGLSLIMIDYLQLIKIPSLSGNRTLEIAEISRTLKALAKELNIPIIALSQLNRSLEQRSDKRPVNSDLRESGSLEQDADLILFIYRDELYHENSDFKGIAEIIIGKQRNGPTGTVHLTFNGKWSRFDNYANPKFHC; encoded by the coding sequence ATGATAGAAATAAAAAAAACCAAAAATAATCTCAAAATACCTCCACATTCATTAGAAGCAGAGCAATCTGTTTTAGGAGGGTTAATGTTAGATAATCAACAATGGGATACAATTTCTGAATATATTATACCTGAAGACTTTTATAGTCGGCAACATCAGTTAATTTTTTATGAAATGAAAAATTTAATTGAAAAAGGGTCTCCGATAGACTTGATTACTTTATCAGAATCATTAGAACAAAAAGGTGAATTAAATAATGTAGGGAGATTTGCCTATCTAGCTAAGATATCAAAAAATACACCAAGTATTACTAATATTATAGCTTATGCTGAAATCATACGAGAACGCGCTATTATCCGTGAAATAATCTTAACTGCCCATAATATTGCTTATGCTGGATATTACCCGCAAGGACGAAAAAGTCCTGAATTATTAGATTATGCAGAATCAAGTATATTTAAAATTTCAGAAATACGATCACAGGACCAAAATGGACCAAAAAATATAGAAAAAATTTTAGATAAAACTATTCAATCTATTGAAAGACTTATAAAAAAACCAAATAATGGAATAACTGGACTCAATACAGGATATCATGATTTAAATAAAAAAACATCAGGATTACAAAAATCAGATTTAATTATTATAGCTGCTCGACCCTCCATGGGGAAAACAACATTTGCAATGAATTTATGTGAAAATACAGCAATGTTATATGAAAAACCTATCTTAATTTTCAGTCTAGAAATGCCTGGAGAACAAATTATGATTCGTATGTTAGCCTCATTATCACGAGTTAATCAATCAAAAATACGAACTGGACAACTCAGTAATGAAGAATGGAGTAGAATTTCTAGTACTATGAATATTTTATTAAAAAAAAAAAATATATATATAGATGATTCGTCTAGACTTACTCCTAGTGAAGTTCGTTCACGTTCTCGTAAAATATATAAAGAAAACAATGGATTAAGTTTAATTATGATTGATTATCTTCAACTAATTAAGATTCCATCATTATCAGGAAACCGAACCTTAGAAATAGCTGAAATATCTAGAACTTTAAAAGCATTAGCTAAAGAACTCAATATCCCTATTATTGCCTTATCGCAATTAAACAGATCTCTAGAACAGAGATCAGATAAGCGTCCAGTAAATTCAGATCTACGAGAATCTGGTTCCTTGGAACAAGATGCTGATTTAATCTTATTTATCTATCGAGATGAATTATATCATGAAAACAGTGATTTTAAGGGAATAGCAGAAATTATCATAGGTAAACAGAGAAACGGCCCAACAGGAACGGTTCATTTAACATTTAATGGAAAATGGTCACGATTTGATAACTACGCTAACCCAAAATTTCATTGTTGA
- the ruvX gene encoding Holliday junction resolvase RuvX codes for MIVLCFDYGIKKIGLAIAETQLNYSTPIRSIFNDKKKYFWKKIYLTINEWNPECIIIGYPYNINKKINKKIRKFSFQIKKKFKKPIFLYNENYSSKEAQSFYTKKSSYCIHSVSAKIILDGWLQTNYMKNIQ; via the coding sequence ATGATTGTTTTATGTTTTGATTATGGTATTAAAAAAATCGGTTTAGCGATTGCTGAAACACAATTAAACTATTCAACCCCAATTCGTTCAATTTTTAACGATAAAAAAAAATATTTTTGGAAAAAAATTTATTTAACTATTAATGAATGGAATCCTGAATGTATAATTATTGGATATCCGTATAATATAAATAAAAAAATCAATAAAAAAATAAGAAAATTTAGTTTCCAAATAAAAAAAAAATTTAAAAAACCAATATTTTTATATAATGAAAATTATTCCTCTAAAGAGGCTCAAAGTTTTTATACAAAAAAATCATCATATTGTATACACTCTGTATCTGCAAAAATCATTTTAGACGGTTGGTTACAAACCAATTACATGAAAAATATTCAATAA
- the hemW gene encoding radical SAM family heme chaperone HemW, producing MKKKKYNLPPLSLYIHIPWCIKKCPYCDFHSYKNSNKVSEKSYIKHLLKDLKNDKKLVLNRTIQSIFIGGGTPSLLKNSSIKYLLNQIKKILPVAKKAEISIEINPNSNQKNKLNQYLKDGINRLSIGIQTFHNHLLKTLQRTYKKKEIISLLNSIKKTSNRNLNLDLMYGLPGQSIQEALQDLYTTIYLKPEHISWYQLDIEPNTPFYSKNIILPSIKEIKKIQREGKKILKQAGYTQYEISAYSSKKKYQCLHNLNYWNFGDYLGIGCGAHGKITQKNKTIIRTVKIKNDMLYIKNKYIQKKYIVSNKDLPFEFFLNTFRLLKPIKYKNFEQSTNIKKEKIKKKILIAQTKGYLDITDKSWNITERGREQLNNLMSIFL from the coding sequence ATGAAAAAAAAAAAATACAATTTACCACCACTTAGTTTATATATTCATATACCTTGGTGTATTAAAAAATGCCCGTACTGTGATTTTCACTCATATAAAAATTCTAATAAAGTATCAGAAAAAAGTTACATTAAACATTTACTAAAAGATTTAAAAAATGATAAAAAACTAGTATTAAATCGAACTATTCAATCTATTTTTATTGGAGGAGGAACCCCCAGTCTGTTGAAAAATAGTAGTATTAAATATCTATTAAATCAAATAAAAAAAATTTTACCTGTAGCCAAAAAAGCAGAAATTTCTATAGAAATAAATCCCAATTCCAATCAAAAAAATAAATTAAACCAATATTTAAAAGATGGAATTAATCGATTATCAATTGGAATACAAACATTTCATAATCATTTACTAAAAACTCTTCAACGAACATATAAAAAAAAAGAAATAATTAGTTTGCTAAATTCTATTAAAAAAACTTCAAATAGAAATTTAAATCTTGATCTCATGTATGGGTTACCAGGGCAATCTATTCAAGAAGCTTTACAAGATTTATATACAACGATTTATTTAAAACCTGAGCATATTTCATGGTATCAGCTAGATATTGAACCGAATACTCCATTTTATTCAAAAAATATCATATTACCTTCAATAAAAGAAATTAAAAAAATACAAAGAGAAGGAAAGAAAATTCTTAAACAAGCTGGGTATACCCAATATGAAATATCCGCATATTCCAGTAAAAAAAAATATCAATGTTTACATAATCTTAATTATTGGAATTTTGGTGATTATTTAGGAATCGGCTGCGGTGCACATGGAAAGATTACTCAAAAAAATAAAACTATTATTCGTACAGTAAAAATAAAAAATGATATGTTATATATAAAAAATAAATATATACAAAAAAAATATATAGTATCAAATAAAGACTTACCTTTTGAATTTTTCTTAAATACTTTTAGACTATTAAAACCAATTAAATATAAAAATTTTGAACAAAGTACAAATATTAAAAAAGAAAAAATAAAAAAAAAGATTTTAATAGCTCAAACCAAAGGATATTTAGATATCACTGATAAATCTTGGAATATAACAGAGCGTGGTAGAGAACAATTAAATAACTTAATGTCTATTTTTTTATAA
- the trmB gene encoding tRNA (guanosine(46)-N7)-methyltransferase TrmB: MIFYINDIFCKNNNLSYCILLKNYSIRRRRINEKKKKCILKCWKKYGIDFNYQKLDFFLLFPLNQFVLIEIGFGNGKLFIKKALRNPHINFIGIEIHPASIFSALLYARQYHVTNIKIIFYNALDVLNYMIPDKSIGIFQIFFPDPWFKLKHHKRRLINLNFIRLIEKKLIKKGYVHIITDCNSYSQKISTLMHNFSFFKRIFLDTPMNPLLGTRDLTKFEKKGILLNNTIYDYKYQFLKI; encoded by the coding sequence ATGATTTTTTATATAAATGATATATTTTGTAAAAATAATAATCTAAGTTATTGTATTTTATTGAAAAATTATTCAATAAGACGAAGGCGTATAAATGAAAAAAAAAAAAAATGTATTTTAAAATGTTGGAAAAAATATGGTATTGATTTTAATTATCAAAAATTAGATTTTTTTTTATTATTTCCTTTAAATCAGTTTGTTTTGATAGAAATTGGTTTTGGAAATGGAAAATTATTTATAAAAAAAGCCTTAAGAAATCCACATATCAATTTTATTGGAATTGAAATTCATCCAGCAAGTATTTTTTCAGCTTTGCTGTATGCAAGACAATATCATGTTACCAATATAAAAATTATTTTTTATAATGCTTTAGATGTATTGAATTATATGATTCCAGACAAGTCTATTGGAATTTTTCAAATTTTTTTTCCTGATCCTTGGTTTAAACTTAAACATCATAAAAGAAGATTAATTAATTTAAATTTTATTCGGTTGATAGAAAAAAAGTTAATTAAAAAAGGTTATGTACATATTATTACTGATTGTAATTCATACTCTCAGAAAATAAGTACGTTAATGCATAACTTTTCTTTTTTTAAAAGAATTTTTCTTGATACCCCAATGAATCCATTATTAGGAACACGAGATTTAACTAAATTTGAAAAAAAAGGTATATTATTAAATAATACTATTTATGATTATAAATATCAATTTTTAAAAATATAA
- the mutY gene encoding A/G-specific adenine glycosylase, whose amino-acid sequence MLFSQKILNWFHLNGRKNLPWQKKNTYLIWLSEIMLQQTQVKIVIPYFKKFIKIFPNVLSVANSNINKILHIWSGLGYYQRAHNLHKTAIIIKNQYNGIFPDNFTEIKKLPGIGQSTAGAILSFSYNFRYPILDSNIKRILIRFHGINIQDKKKNQIDKILWKLIDQYLPIHNSSQFNQAMMDIGSLICIPSNPKCLICPLKKNCKYQSIKTHLIRKKKHKKDTIGLLFSIIQYNNITVLQKNNNILFWKGLFYFPFTLFNISELKWKKIKKNKKKLEINPFIHRIYNKKIYIIPQIIQIKKIFILNILKIKQILLFNIFQKEEIGIPAPMKILLDIFKKKIWEKK is encoded by the coding sequence ATGTTATTTTCACAAAAAATACTTAATTGGTTCCATTTAAATGGAAGAAAGAATTTACCCTGGCAAAAAAAAAATACGTATCTGATATGGTTATCGGAAATTATGTTACAACAAACACAAGTTAAAATAGTTATCCCGTATTTTAAAAAATTTATAAAAATATTTCCTAATGTATTGTCAGTAGCCAATTCTAATATCAATAAAATATTGCATATATGGAGCGGGTTAGGATATTATCAACGAGCTCACAATTTACATAAAACTGCAATAATAATAAAAAATCAATATAATGGAATATTTCCAGATAATTTCACTGAAATAAAAAAATTACCAGGAATAGGACAGTCAACAGCTGGAGCAATTTTATCTTTTTCTTATAATTTTAGATATCCAATTTTAGATAGTAACATTAAGCGAATACTTATACGCTTCCACGGGATTAATATTCAAGATAAAAAAAAAAATCAAATAGATAAAATATTATGGAAATTAATTGATCAATATCTTCCTATTCATAATTCTAGTCAATTTAATCAAGCAATGATGGATATTGGATCATTAATTTGCATACCTTCTAATCCAAAATGTCTCATATGTCCTTTAAAAAAAAATTGTAAATACCAAAGTATTAAAACTCATTTAATAAGAAAAAAAAAACATAAAAAAGATACAATTGGTTTACTATTTTCTATTATTCAATATAACAATATAACTGTTTTACAAAAAAATAATAATATTCTATTTTGGAAAGGATTATTTTATTTTCCTTTTACACTATTTAATATATCAGAACTAAAATGGAAGAAAATCAAAAAAAATAAAAAAAAATTAGAAATAAATCCTTTTATACACCGTATATATAATAAAAAAATATATATCATTCCACAAATTATTCAAATAAAAAAAATTTTTATATTAAATATTTTAAAAATAAAGCAAATATTATTATTTAATATTTTTCAAAAAGAAGAAATTGGTATACCTGCTCCAATGAAAATTTTATTAGACATATTTAAAAAAAAAATCTGGGAAAAAAAATGA
- a CDS encoding oxidative damage protection protein, which produces MKKKKRIVFCDFFKKNKEGLDYQFFPGKIGKRIYQNISKEAWAFWIKKQTKIINEKKLNMFLDQDRAFLEKEMENFLFYKK; this is translated from the coding sequence ATGAAAAAAAAAAAACGTATTGTATTTTGTGATTTCTTTAAAAAAAATAAAGAAGGTTTAGATTATCAATTCTTCCCAGGTAAAATAGGGAAACGAATTTATCAAAACATCTCTAAAGAAGCTTGGGCTTTTTGGATAAAAAAACAAACAAAAATAATAAACGAAAAAAAATTAAACATGTTTCTTGATCAAGATAGAGCATTTTTAGAAAAAGAAATGGAAAATTTTTTATTTTATAAAAAATAA
- the sbcB gene encoding exodeoxyribonuclease I → MTNFSNNSFIFYDYETFGVNVSLDKISQFCCFETDNTFKIVYKKTVLFCFPPLDYLPNPNSILVTRILPQYTHIYGLNEYIFSKKIYNIFSKKKICFIGYNNIKFDDLITRNLFYRNLLDPYEWSWKNGNFSWDLLNILRSFYIFFPNIMLWCHNFDGTVSFKLSDITFINNMKHDSVHDACSDVMATILVMRHLYRYNKDFLFFLYKISCKKYIFSFLIRNFQKPIFYISSFFGSKNNNIGCIMILGYHPRYKNNIIAVNLSKKIKKIFHLYNCILKNNLTIKDLFSYGVQVISLNKSPLFFSYNSISVNNCQRLKINYMRCQKNFYLLNKNIKIKNWIVSLFSHENVRKNNDDIDCKLYYDFFSYKDKLLFKFIHEQGPLKWINLYPRFLDSRAKEIFFRLKGRNFVNCLNSNEKKIWKLYCQKKINSDFVKNYMDSIQKLKIKHVHSEKNLFLLDKLISYMNDVIIKINSLC, encoded by the coding sequence TTGTTTCCCGCCTTTAGATTATTTACCTAACCCCAATTCCATTCTTGTTACTAGAATTTTACCTCAATATACTCATATATATGGATTAAATGAATATATTTTTTCTAAAAAAATTTATAATATTTTTTCAAAAAAAAAAATATGCTTTATTGGATATAATAATATTAAATTTGATGATTTAATTACTCGTAACCTTTTTTACAGAAATTTATTAGATCCATACGAATGGAGTTGGAAAAATGGTAATTTTAGTTGGGATTTATTAAATATATTACGTTCTTTTTATATTTTTTTTCCAAATATAATGCTCTGGTGTCATAATTTTGACGGAACAGTTAGTTTTAAATTATCAGATATCACTTTTATTAATAATATGAAACATGATTCTGTTCACGATGCTTGTTCTGATGTAATGGCTACCATATTAGTAATGCGCCATCTTTATCGTTATAATAAAGATTTTCTTTTTTTTTTATATAAAATATCATGTAAAAAATATATATTTTCTTTTTTAATTCGTAATTTTCAAAAACCTATTTTTTATATATCTAGTTTTTTTGGTTCTAAAAATAATAATATTGGTTGTATTATGATATTAGGTTATCATCCTCGATATAAAAATAATATTATCGCCGTCAATTTATCTAAAAAAATAAAAAAAATATTTCATCTTTATAATTGTATTTTAAAAAATAATTTGACTATTAAAGACTTATTTAGTTATGGAGTACAAGTAATTTCTTTAAATAAATCTCCACTTTTTTTTTCTTATAATTCTATTTCTGTAAATAATTGTCAAAGATTAAAAATTAATTATATGCGATGTCAAAAAAATTTTTATTTATTGAATAAAAATATAAAAATTAAAAATTGGATTGTATCGTTATTTTCACATGAAAATGTCAGAAAAAATAACGATGATATTGATTGTAAATTATATTACGATTTTTTTTCATATAAAGACAAATTGCTATTCAAATTTATTCATGAACAAGGACCTTTAAAATGGATTAACCTATACCCTAGATTTTTAGATTCGAGAGCTAAAGAAATTTTTTTTCGATTAAAAGGTCGTAATTTTGTTAATTGTTTAAATTCTAATGAAAAAAAAATATGGAAATTATATTGTCAAAAAAAAATTAATTCAGATTTTGTAAAAAATTATATGGATAGTATTCAAAAATTAAAAATTAAGCATGTACATAGTGAAAAGAATTTATTTTTATTAGATAAATTAATAAGTTATATGAATGATGTAATTATTAAAATTAATTCTTTGTGTTAA